A stretch of the Streptomyces sp. NBC_00078 genome encodes the following:
- a CDS encoding YceI family protein: MGLTARIRTRDGWAVSHAVVTVTDMTGTQVLRAEADAEGAVRDATELAPGPYTVIVTAVGYAPVASTALVNASGRAEVGTVTLARQGGTELPPPGPWTVDPAHSSVGAVAQHLGISSVHGRFTDFTGHIEIAPDEVEKSRVEAVIRATSIDTGNGMRDGHLRSPDFLDVEKYPEITYRSTGLTSAGTDRWTVHGELTLHGVVRPVDLDLAYLGTGADPWGGTRAAFRATTELRREDFAMNYNQVVQAGIAAIGTTLKVELDIQAVQGESLPQA, encoded by the coding sequence ATGGGACTGACCGCGAGGATCCGTACCAGGGACGGATGGGCCGTGTCGCACGCGGTCGTCACGGTGACCGACATGACGGGCACGCAGGTGCTGCGCGCCGAGGCGGACGCCGAGGGTGCCGTGCGCGATGCCACCGAACTGGCCCCGGGGCCGTACACCGTCATCGTCACGGCCGTCGGATACGCGCCGGTCGCCTCCACCGCGCTGGTCAACGCGAGCGGACGCGCCGAGGTCGGAACGGTGACGCTGGCCCGGCAGGGCGGCACCGAGCTGCCGCCGCCCGGGCCGTGGACGGTCGACCCCGCACACTCCTCGGTGGGCGCGGTCGCCCAGCACCTGGGGATCTCCAGCGTGCACGGACGGTTCACGGACTTCACCGGGCACATCGAGATCGCCCCGGACGAGGTGGAGAAGTCGCGGGTGGAGGCGGTGATCCGGGCGACGTCCATCGACACGGGCAACGGCATGCGCGACGGCCATCTGCGCTCGCCGGACTTCCTGGACGTCGAGAAGTACCCGGAGATCACCTACCGCTCGACGGGACTCACCTCGGCCGGGACGGACCGGTGGACGGTGCACGGCGAACTGACCCTGCACGGCGTCGTACGGCCGGTGGACCTGGACCTGGCGTACCTGGGGACGGGCGCCGACCCCTGGGGCGGAACCCGGGCGGCCTTCCGGGCCACCACGGAGCTGCGGCGCGAGGACTTCGCCATGAACTACAACCAGGTCGTGCAGGCGGGGATCGCCGCCATCGGTACGACGCTGAAGGTGGAACTGGACATCCAGGCGGTGCAGGGCGAGTCACTGCCGCAGGCGTAG
- a CDS encoding VOC family protein, with translation MTTSVVSIVYVNDAPAAARFYGDLLDMRPSFETSGYVTFDLGPGADLALWSGRFEDLSPDVPRTSEVCLAIDSGPDQLNAIFKQWQSKGVTILHEPHDLGFGPTFLAADPDGNRIRVAPRG, from the coding sequence ATGACCACATCCGTCGTGTCCATCGTCTATGTGAACGACGCTCCCGCCGCGGCTCGTTTCTACGGCGACCTCCTCGACATGAGGCCGTCGTTCGAGACTTCGGGATACGTCACCTTCGACCTCGGGCCAGGCGCTGACCTCGCTCTGTGGTCCGGCCGGTTCGAGGATCTGTCGCCGGATGTCCCGCGTACCAGTGAGGTGTGCCTGGCCATCGACAGTGGACCCGACCAGCTCAACGCGATCTTCAAGCAGTGGCAGTCCAAGGGCGTCACGATCCTTCACGAGCCTCATGATCTGGGGTTCGGGCCGACCTTCCTCGCAGCCGATCCTGACGGGAACCGCATCCGCGTGGCACCGCGGGGCTGA
- a CDS encoding MFS transporter, producing the protein MTTSPQGRPQGRPQGRPQGRPEGHPQRWLILGVICLAQLTVLLDNTVLNVAIPSLTRELGAATSDIQWMINAYSLVQSGLLLTAGSAADRYGRKKMLVAGLALFGTGSLVAGLAGSTGQLIAARAGMGVGGALLMTTTLAVAMQIFTPEERPRAIGVWAAVNSLGFAVGPLLGGFMLNHFWWGAIFLINLPVAALGLVAVAALVPESKNPRGDRPDLFGALLSTIGMSSLVFAIISGPSHGWTSGRVLLSAAVALVVLCLFAYWESRIPYPMLDLHFFSNRRFTGAVAGAVLIAFGMGGSLFLLTQHLQFVLGYGPLEAGLRTAPLALTIVALNFTGLSARWTAKLGTPVAIGLGMVLMSAGLVAIATLADQGYPGTLLGLLLIGAGGAVASPAMAHAIMSAIPVEKAGSGAGVNGTVAEFGSGLGVAVLGAVLNSRFAAGISVAASSLPAALAAAGSAREKGRISDAFSAGLETSLLVGALAVLLGGLLAAALLRRAERADSQMAVAR; encoded by the coding sequence ATGACGACGTCCCCCCAAGGCCGACCCCAAGGCCGACCCCAAGGCCGACCCCAAGGCCGACCCGAGGGTCACCCCCAGCGCTGGCTGATCCTCGGTGTCATCTGTCTGGCGCAGCTCACCGTGCTGCTCGACAACACCGTCCTGAACGTGGCGATCCCTTCCCTCACCAGGGAGCTGGGCGCGGCCACGTCCGACATTCAGTGGATGATCAACGCGTACTCCCTCGTCCAGTCCGGCCTGCTGCTCACCGCGGGCAGCGCGGCCGACCGTTACGGCCGTAAGAAAATGCTGGTGGCGGGGCTGGCCCTGTTCGGCACCGGCTCCCTGGTGGCGGGCCTGGCCGGATCCACGGGCCAACTGATCGCCGCACGCGCCGGCATGGGCGTCGGCGGCGCGCTGCTGATGACGACCACGCTCGCGGTGGCGATGCAGATCTTCACGCCCGAGGAGCGGCCGAGGGCGATCGGCGTCTGGGCCGCCGTCAACTCCCTCGGCTTCGCGGTCGGCCCGCTGCTCGGCGGCTTCATGCTGAACCACTTCTGGTGGGGCGCGATCTTCCTGATCAACCTGCCGGTGGCGGCGCTGGGCCTGGTGGCGGTCGCCGCCCTGGTCCCCGAGTCGAAAAACCCCCGGGGTGACCGCCCCGACCTGTTCGGCGCGCTGCTGTCCACGATCGGCATGAGCTCACTGGTCTTCGCGATCATCTCGGGCCCGTCGCACGGCTGGACGTCGGGACGGGTGCTGCTGAGCGCGGCGGTGGCGCTGGTCGTGCTCTGCCTGTTCGCCTACTGGGAGAGCAGGATCCCGTACCCCATGCTCGACCTGCACTTCTTCAGCAACCGCCGGTTCACGGGCGCCGTCGCCGGCGCGGTGCTCATCGCCTTCGGCATGGGCGGCTCGCTGTTCCTGCTCACCCAGCACCTGCAGTTCGTCCTCGGATACGGCCCCCTGGAGGCAGGCCTGCGCACCGCGCCGCTCGCGCTCACCATCGTCGCCCTCAACTTCACCGGCCTGTCGGCGAGGTGGACGGCGAAGCTCGGCACGCCCGTCGCGATCGGCCTGGGCATGGTGCTGATGTCGGCGGGCCTGGTCGCCATCGCCACGCTGGCCGACCAGGGCTATCCGGGAACCCTGCTCGGCCTGCTGCTCATCGGCGCCGGTGGCGCGGTCGCGAGCCCTGCCATGGCGCACGCGATCATGAGCGCGATTCCCGTGGAGAAGGCGGGGAGCGGGGCCGGGGTCAACGGGACGGTGGCCGAGTTCGGCAGCGGTCTGGGGGTGGCCGTGCTCGGGGCGGTGCTCAACTCCCGGTTCGCGGCGGGGATTTCCGTCGCCGCGTCCTCGCTGCCCGCAGCCCTTGCGGCCGCGGGGTCGGCGCGGGAGAAGGGACGTATCAGCGACGCGTTCTCCGCCGGGCTGGAGACCAGTCTGTTGGTGGGGGCGCTGGCCGTGCTGCTCGGTGGGTTGTTGGCGGCCGCGTTGTTGCGCAGGGCGGAGCGGGCAGACTCGCAGATGGCGGTGGCCCGGTAG
- a CDS encoding YafY family protein, protein MTPDRFFSLMLLLASRDAVTTQELASALGVSLRTITRDLNWLRDAGLPVTAQRGRLGGVTMLAGSGPDLTRLTPGERDHLSLTGLDEKQRAELDASVESRRALSKIAAAQPRRVDELLPLTDVVHVDSRPWLQARASGTTPASLIGLVRRGRRLRIEYDSPRESRSRDLVVDPYGLFAKAGTWYLVADCARVPRVYRLERITAWKEVDQPRRIRENQTLATVAAALVDQWEHNHAIEVSATIDKTQIERARRIFGQRLVRDGHEESATGHKVTIRFLHLEDVRALLPFGSTITVHGPTEARAHLRDLATRLAHHYAPSPTA, encoded by the coding sequence GTGACCCCAGACCGCTTCTTCTCCCTGATGCTGCTCCTCGCATCGAGGGATGCCGTGACCACACAGGAACTTGCCTCGGCGCTCGGGGTGTCCCTTCGAACCATCACCCGGGACCTGAACTGGCTCCGCGACGCCGGTCTGCCGGTGACCGCACAACGGGGCCGCCTCGGAGGCGTGACCATGCTGGCCGGGTCCGGACCCGACCTCACGCGACTCACACCGGGCGAGCGTGATCACCTGTCGCTCACCGGGCTGGACGAGAAGCAACGTGCGGAGCTCGACGCATCGGTCGAAAGCCGGCGAGCGCTCTCCAAGATCGCCGCTGCACAGCCACGTCGGGTTGATGAGCTCCTGCCGCTCACCGACGTCGTGCACGTGGACAGCCGTCCCTGGCTCCAGGCCCGTGCTTCCGGCACGACTCCGGCTTCACTGATTGGCCTGGTGCGGCGAGGTCGCCGGCTACGGATCGAGTACGACAGCCCACGCGAGTCACGCTCACGCGACCTGGTCGTGGATCCCTACGGGCTGTTCGCCAAGGCCGGCACCTGGTACCTCGTCGCCGACTGTGCCCGAGTGCCACGGGTGTACCGACTCGAACGGATCACGGCGTGGAAAGAAGTCGACCAGCCACGACGGATCCGCGAGAACCAGACCCTGGCCACCGTCGCCGCAGCGCTCGTTGATCAGTGGGAACACAACCATGCGATAGAGGTCAGCGCCACCATCGACAAGACCCAGATCGAGCGAGCGCGACGGATCTTTGGCCAACGACTCGTCCGGGACGGCCATGAGGAATCCGCCACCGGCCACAAGGTGACGATCCGCTTCCTGCATCTGGAGGACGTGCGAGCACTGCTGCCGTTCGGGAGCACCATCACCGTGCACGGCCCCACCGAAGCCAGGGCTCACCTCCGTGACCTCGCCACCCGCCTTGCCCACCACTATGCGCCGTCACCAACGGCCTGA
- a CDS encoding TetR/AcrR family transcriptional regulator, protein MVRAAERAARTSVWLEGKVRRGGRGGQPSGLDRDRITEVTVRLLDAEGLVKFSMRRLAAELNVTAMSVYWYVDTKDDLLELALDAAFGELNLPDPDGDEDWRDQLRALAREYRTLLVRHPWLSPLAGTFLNIGPNSLAFSLVVQRVVRNTGLPVHGLSGALSAVFQFVYGYGTIEGHFIARCAAAGMSQDEYFQHAMSAVTRAPEAAAVIHEAADVMEARGGDTVQEMRERDFTFALDLLVAGIEAMVERSGS, encoded by the coding sequence ATGGTGAGGGCAGCCGAGCGTGCGGCGCGGACCAGTGTGTGGCTGGAGGGCAAGGTCCGCCGGGGCGGTCGCGGCGGTCAGCCGTCGGGTCTCGACCGCGACCGGATCACCGAGGTGACCGTCCGCCTCCTGGACGCGGAGGGGCTCGTCAAGTTCTCGATGCGCCGGCTGGCCGCCGAGCTGAACGTCACCGCGATGTCCGTCTACTGGTACGTCGACACCAAGGACGATCTCCTGGAGCTCGCCCTGGACGCCGCCTTCGGCGAACTGAACCTGCCGGACCCGGACGGCGACGAGGACTGGCGGGACCAGCTGCGCGCCCTGGCCCGCGAGTACCGCACCCTCCTGGTCCGCCACCCCTGGCTGTCCCCGCTGGCCGGCACCTTCCTCAACATCGGCCCGAACTCGCTGGCCTTCTCGCTCGTGGTCCAGCGGGTCGTCCGCAACACGGGCCTGCCCGTGCACGGTCTGTCGGGTGCCCTCTCGGCCGTCTTCCAGTTCGTGTACGGCTACGGCACCATCGAGGGCCACTTCATCGCCCGGTGCGCGGCCGCGGGCATGAGCCAGGACGAGTACTTCCAGCACGCGATGAGCGCGGTGACCCGGGCACCCGAGGCCGCCGCGGTCATCCACGAGGCGGCCGACGTCATGGAGGCCCGCGGCGGCGACACGGTGCAGGAGATGCGGGAGCGGGACTTCACCTTCGCCCTGGACCTGCTGGTGGCGGGCATCGAGGCGATGGTGGAACGGTCCGGCAGCTGA
- a CDS encoding PPOX class F420-dependent oxidoreductase, with translation MAPNIATNTRVSLDELLDFVRPRHRAILLTRRTDGSAQASPLTCGVDDAGRIVVSTYPERAKTRNAKRDERVSILVLSDDWNGPWVQIDGTAEVIDSPESVEPLVEYFRNISGEHPDWDEYREAMVKQGKSIIRVTPEKWGPVATGGFPAKLAPQN, from the coding sequence ATGGCACCGAACATCGCGACCAACACCCGCGTCTCCCTCGACGAGCTGCTGGACTTCGTACGCCCGCGACACCGCGCGATCCTGCTGACGCGCAGGACCGACGGGAGCGCTCAGGCCTCGCCGCTGACCTGTGGGGTCGACGATGCGGGGCGGATCGTCGTCTCGACGTACCCCGAGCGCGCGAAGACGCGTAACGCCAAGCGGGACGAGCGGGTGAGCATCCTCGTGCTCAGTGACGACTGGAACGGGCCGTGGGTGCAGATCGACGGGACCGCCGAGGTCATCGACTCGCCCGAGTCCGTAGAGCCGCTCGTGGAGTACTTCCGGAACATCTCCGGTGAACACCCGGACTGGGACGAGTACCGGGAGGCGATGGTGAAGCAGGGCAAGTCGATCATCCGCGTCACCCCGGAGAAGTGGGGCCCGGTGGCCACCGGCGGGTTCCCGGCGAAGCTGGCCCCCCAGAACTAG